TTTCGTCGGCAAGGAGGACAGAGGTGAAGATTGGCCCTTGCCGGAGGGAGAACTCACCGGTCCTTTGATCGAAGATGTTGGTGCCGATGACATCGCTCGGCATGAGGTCGGGGGTGAATTGGATCCGCTTGAATTCGAGGTTGAGGGCTTGGGAGAAGCTCCTGACCATCAGGGTTTTGCCCAGGCCTGGGACACCCTGGAGCAGGCAGTGCCCGTCGGCAAAAAGGGCGACAAGGGCCTGTTCCACCGCCCGCGACTGCCCGACTATCGCCTTACCCACTTCGGCATAGATCCTGGTTGCGACCTCGGCAACGTGCATGGGTGCATCGTACCATCGGGGGGCCGGCACCGGATTGGGAACGATACGGGCCGGTAGACTGTTCCTCTTTGCGGGCGGGGCCCGCCATCCCACAACGATGAAACAATCGACCAAAGTTTTGCTGTTTGCTACTGGGGTTGCCGCCGCCATTTACGGCGGGTTCTGGGGTTTTGGTGAGTGGCAAGTCGGAAGCTTCCAGCCAAAGCCGATCAGCCCCGGCAAAGTCTCGCTGGTGGCCGTGAACACCGATTTGGGATTTGCCATCCGGGTGGCGAACAATGTGGCGCACCTTGTCCAGGTCGATAAGGCCGTCGGATTCGATGCGCCGCAAAAGGAGGGTTCGGAAGAAGATGCCCGCCGCATCCCCATGCGGGAGTTGTTGCAATCCTTGCAGGGCGATGAGGCCGCCCTTTCGCGACTGACTATGGTTTTGAACCGCATGAATCCCGATGACCTCCAGCCAACCGATGTGGTGTGGAATGCCGAGGACATCGAAAAAGCCATTGGTGGCGACACCGTTCTGAAGACCAAGCTCGAGCAAGACCTGAACATGTCGCTAGACGGGAACCCCCCGGCCGAAGTCCGCCCCAAGAGCATCTTGAACGGCATCGTTGTCATGGTTCCCGTTCCGGTCCATGTAAATGTTTCGGGCGAAGAGAGGGTGATGATTGCCCGGATCCCGCAGGCCTACCAGCCCCAAATGGCCAAAGACCTGGCCCAGATCATCGAGAAGCGATTCAACCCAACAAAAGAGTTCATTGTCGGGAATTACCGTGAAGTTGCCAAGAAGTACGGCCCGGGCAAAATTCAGGAAGATGTGCGCCAAAAGCTGTCCCAACTGATCTCCGAAGAGAAAAAATCGTTGCTGGCGGAAAAACCGGAACAAGTCTTGCGGGGGGCAGCAGTGCTTGTCAACGAAACGATGATCAGCGGTGCCTCGACCAGTGTCCGCAAGGATGAGAAAGGGAACAACATCTACACCATCCACCTGCAGATGACGGACGAGGGCCGTTTGCGCCTTTGGAAGTACAGCCGCAAACGCAAGGGCTCGCACTTGCTGGTGGTGGTGAACGGGGTGGCGATTGCCGCGCCGCGGGTGACGACAGAATTGGCCGGCCACTCTTTGGACTTGACCGACCTGAAGGACCGTCGGCTCGTCGAAGATGCCGTGTCGCAGATCAAATCGTTGAAACAGGCAAAATAACAGGTAGACCATGAAGTTGCTCACAATCGGATGCATTGCCGCGCTGGCCGCGGCGCTCTCCTTGGCGGGATGTGGGAAATCGGACGACAAGTCCGTTGCCGGCCCGGCCCCCAAAATCGAAAAATTCCCGGAATCCACCAAGATTTCAGATTTGTTCCCCACGACGGTCGGGGCCCAGTCCGCGTTTAAGCCCACAACCGGCACCGGCGAAATGACTTTGAAGGTCACCGACGTGCAGGATATGGGGGGTACCAAGTCGGTGACGGTGGATGTTTTCCAAAACGGGGACAAATCCGACACGATCAAATGGCGGGTTTCGGATGAAGGGATTTTCCAAGAAACGGCCCGCAATGGCAAGCCGTACAACCCACCGCAGCCGGTTGTCGGCCCGGCAGTTAAGGATACGAAGCAGGTCGACTACAACGGCAACGGCCCGTATCCATCAGTTAACAAGGACGAACCTGTTTCTGGTCCGTTGAAAGGCATTTTGCGAAATCGCGGGATCGAAGTCGTGGACACCGGCATGGGGCAGATCGAGGCATTGGCCGTGGAGAGCATCTACCAATATTCCGCCGGGAAGAACACGTACCGGGTCTCAAACGTCACTTGGTTTGCACCCAAATACGGTATCGTCCGGATGCTCCAGCAAACCCAGAGGAGCGACGGTCAAACCCAATCGTTTTCGATGAAACTCACGAGTTTCCGGAGCAAATAGAGTCGCTGAAAGCCATGCGTTGGTCCCTGTATCCCGCCATCCTGTTCGCCCTCGCGCTCGGCCTTGCCGCGTGCACCCCGCCCGCCACGGATAAGCCGAAAGAGGAAACCGGCACAACCGGGGCCAGCGGCTCTTCCAAGCCGGAGACGGCCGCCACGGAGCCGGTACCAGATGCCCTGAAGCATGAAGGGTTCAAGTATTACGGCTTGGAGGCTACGAACGAGCAGAGCTACGAGTTTGATATGAACGGCTCGAAGCGGGAAGGCAGCCAAAAGCTCACGTATAAGGGGCTAAAGGACGGCAAGCCGCAATTCACCATCGAACGGTCTGGCGCGCTGCAACAGATTGGCACCGAGAATGTTGAAGTGCGCGAGGATGGCGTCTACATTGTTTCGACAGACCGGATGCAGGCCCTCAAGACGGCCATGATGGCGTTGCCGGCCAAGTTGGAAGTCGGCAAAACATGGGATATCACCGAGGACGTCAAAGATGACCTGGGCAACGATGTGAAAATGAAGGCGACCAACAAGATCGACGGACCGGAAAAGCTCAAAACGGCCGCCGGCGAGTTCGACTGTATGGTGGTTTCCATGACCGGCACCCTGGATTCCAACGGCAAGAAGCAAACGGTGAGCGGAAAAACCTGGTTTGCGGCCGGCATCGGCACAGTCAAACTTCAAGTGACCTCGCAGTCGGGCAAAGACAAACCAGTCGCTTATACGATCACTTTGGTCAAACAGTAAAGGCTCGCTGGCACGTCATAACGGTTATGGTTGCAACGATTCTCGCCGCTGCCTTGGCCATCGGCACATCGGACGTCCAAGACTATTTCCCGCTTGCCGCTGGTTCGGTTCGCACTTACGAGGAAGAAGTCGTTGCCAACGGCAAAAAGTTCACCCTTTCGGTTGTGGAGACCGTCGGTTCGGAAACCGCGCTCAAGCGGTTCGAGCCGTATACAGATCCGGACGACAAAGAGAATCCACAAAAGTACCGCCCAGTCGAAGGGATGGGCATTGAGGTTTTGACTTCGGTCGATGGCCGCAAAGGGATCCCGACCTACTACGAATACCGCGACAACCGGGTGTTCATCGTCGGCGTTGAAACCGGCGTCTTGATGGAGAAGGTCTATCCGATTTTCGCCATCGGGAGGAATCCGGAGCAATGGTCTTATTCGGGGGAAATTCCGGTCATGGGTGCGCCGGCCCTTGCGACGATCGAAGGCGAAACGAGGGTGCGCAAGGATTACCGCTTTGAGGGCAAAGATTATCCGGCGGTTGAAACAACTTTGCACACCCACATCAGTTTCGGGGGCGACCTTGATGCCGATTCCGTGCAACGATCAGTCTATGCCAAGGGACTTGGGCTGGTGGAGTTTGAGGAAAAGGGGAAACAAGGGAGCAACACGACCACCCGCAAGCGTAAACTAGTGAAGGTGCGGAACGGATAGCCGCACCGTTTCCGACGATGCGACCCAAGACGACCTTTGCCCTGCCCCTGCTCCTGGTCGCCTTGTTGGTCGGATGCACTCCGCCGGCTGCAAAGCCAAACCCGACGCCCGAACCCGAACCGGTTTCGATCCCGCAAGAGTTCGCCAACCGCGATGCCCTCAAACCAGGAGCATCGCCCCCGCGCGAGGCGAACCTCATCCTGAACGGCACCGAAATCCCCGTCGTCTTGAAGGAAAAGCGCGATTCCAACTTCATCGTTTATTCCTGGATCGTCGATCCCGCCGGTGAATCGGGCGAACCGGTGGAAGTGGAGAGCGAAAAATACTTCGATACGACGGATCTCTTCTCATTCGCGGCGACTGCACAAGAAAAATATGACCCCCCCATCAGCCTCATCCAATATCCGATGACGGTTGGAAAAGGGTGGGAGTGGGCCGGGGAGGTCATCACCGGCAAGTCCAAGGCCAAAGCCAAGGCTTCGGTCTCCTCAAAATCAGACACCCTGAATCTGTCAACGGGCAAAGTTTCGGCACTGATGGTGGTTGTGGAACTGGCCTACGACGGGATCTCGTCGCCGAACAAGCGGGAGCTCAAGTTTTGGTTTGAGCCGGGCAAGGGCCTCATCCGGCGTGAGCTTTGGGCAAGCTCGACCCGGACTCCCCGTACTTCTGCCGACACCACTCGGGAAAAAGAGGGCCAGTGACGCTCAACGCCAGCCACGACCCGCTGGTGATTGAACGGAAAGAATCCCGCGGCCACGATTGGGGGATGCTGCTGACGGCGGCGCTGTTGCTGGCGGTGGGGATTTTCTCGCTTGCGAGCATAGACAATGCCCGGGGAACGGTTTTTGCCAGCCGCCAAATGATTTTTGCCGCCCTGGGTATGGTTGTTTTCTTCATCTTCAACCGGATCAAATTGGCGACCTTTCGGGCGATGGCCCCGGTCCTTTACGGGGCCAACATCCTGGTTTTGGTTGCCACGCTTTTGGTCGGCAAGAGCCGCGGCGTGACATCGCGCTGGATCGATATCGGACCGTTCCAGTTCCAACCGAGCGAAATCAGCAAGCTCCTTTTGGCCTTGACCCTTGCGACTTATTTCGCCAACCGGGAAGACAAGATGGACGAGTTGGGAACCTATCTGGGGGCGCTCTTGCATGCGGCCCCGATCCTTGCCCTCATCTTGTTACAGCCCCACTTGGGGGCGACTGTGGCCCTTTTGTTCCTCCTCCTTTCGGTTGCAATTGCCGCCGGTGTCCCTTGGAAGTACTTTCCGGCCACATTGGCCATCCTTGTGGCGGTCGGGGGTATTGCCTGGTTCACGCCCAAGGTAATGCCGCCATATATGCGCGCCCGGGTGGAGGCCCAGATCGACAAGTTTGTGGGTGGCGACCACGATCCCCGCGGCAAGGACTACCAGCAATGGCAGTCCAAAATGGCGATCGGTTCCGGCGGTGCCACGGGAGAAGGGTTTTTCCGTGGTGAGCAAAAGGCGGCGGGAGTGATTCCAGTGCAGGAGGCGGACTTCATTTTTTCAGTGATCGGCGAAGAAGGAGGGTTCTTTGGCTCCTGCCTGGTGTTGTCGCTGTACGGCGCGTTCTTCTTTTTTGTGTGGCGGCGCGGGTTCATGGCTCAGACCTTGATGGGTCGCTCGGTTGCGGTCGGCCTGATGGCGGTTTTGGGATTCCACACGGTGGCAAACCTTGCCATGGTGATCGGCTTTGGACCGGTTGTTGGACTTTGGTTGCCTTTCATGAGCCACGGTGGAACGTCTTTGTGGATGTGCATGGGTGCATTGGGTTTGCTGGACCAATGCGAATGATCCCTGCTATACTAAGTTCAGCCTAAGGATGGGCAAACCACAAACAGATTCCATGGCACGGAGCCGCAAGACCAAGGACGCGCCCTCGCACCGCGTTCCAGATATCGCCGGGATCATTTTATTGGCCCTGGGTTTTATTGTGCTCATCGGTCTGGGCATGAGGCAAGGCGGTCTGGTTGGAGATTCTTTGGCCAGCTTTTTCAGCCTGATTTTCGGACGGGGGGCCTGGATAGTTCCACTGACACTTGGGGGGGTCGGCATCGGCCTAATCCGCGGCCATTCGAAGGTGGCGGCAACCCACCTGGTCTGGGGTGCCTCATTGATCTTTTTGGGCATCTTGGGCGGACTTGCCTCCCCGGTCGGTGGCGACTTTTTCACCGATGGCGCCATGGCGGGCTCCGGGGGCTACATCGGGGCGGTGGTGGGGTGGACCCTCACCTCCTTGTTGGGGGCGGGCAAGGTTGTTGCAATCGTATCGATGGTTGTGATCGGCATCACCTTGTGCGTCGACCAGCCGGTTAAGGAGCTCATTGGCAAAATCACCCCAACGTTGCGCGAACCGGAAGACCAAAAGCCGAAGCGCAAGGCGGTTGTGCAATCGCGGGAGGAAGAAGCCGGAAAGGAATCCTTGCGTGACAAAACCCTGAGGATGCTGGGCAACCAACCTGGCGAGGAAGAACCGGAGCCGGAGCCGACCCGCCGGGCGGCACCCGTCATCACCGAGTCCAAGCCGCGAGCCAAGCAGCCGGATTTTGAACTCGATTCCACAAACCACGGCCCCAAAGACGGCTATGTTTTGCCGCCGCTTGATTTGCTCGTCACCCCGTCATCTAAGAAGAAGCGCGACCCCAAGGAAGTCCAGCGGAACATCGAGATTTTGGAAGACACTTTGGAGCAGTTCGGTGTCCAAGCCAACGTGATGGAGGTTGCCAACGGCCCGACGATCACGCGGTACGAGGTGGCACTCGGCGCCGGGATCAGGGTCAACAAAATTAAAAACCTGGCCGACAATGTCGCGCTGTCACTTGCCGCGCAAAGCGTCCGGGTCGAAGCGCCGATCCCGGGCAAAAGCGCGATCGGGTTTGAGATTCCGACCGCCCAGCGCCAGATGGTCTACCTGCGCGAGATGGTAGACAGCCTGGAGTTCCACGACACCGCAAGCAAGCTGACGGTCGCCTTGGGCCAAGATGTTGCGGGGATCGCAAAGTACACCGACCTCACCCGCATGCCGCACTTGTTGGTTGGCGGGGCAACCAACTCGGGCAAATCCATCTGCCTGGCTACCATCATCATGTCGCTGATCTTGCGGATGACCCCGAAAGATCTCCGACTGGTGATGATCGACCCCAAACGGGTGGAACTCACCTTGTTTGAAGCCTTGCCCCACTTGATGTGCCCTGTGGTCAAAGATGTGAAGGAGGCGGCCGGGGTTTTGCGGGCAGTGGTGCGCGAAATGGATCGCCGGTACGATATGTTTTCTGAAGCCGGCGTGCGCAACATCGACGGTTGGAACGCCAAGGCCAATTTTGCCGACCGCCTGCCCTACATCGTAGTGATTGTGGACGAGCTTGCCGATCTCATGATCCAATGCCGCAACGAGGTCGAAACCAGCATCGCCCGCCTGGCCCAGCTCGCCCGCGCGACCGGCATCCACCTCATCATCGCCACCCAGCGCCCCAGCGTGGATGTCATTACCGGCACGATCAAAAACAACATCTCTAGCCGGATTGCGTTTGCCGTTTCAAGCGGGACAGATAGCCGCACGATCCTCGACCAAGTCGGCGCCGAGGATTTGATCGGCAAGGGGGACATGCTCTTTTTACCGATCGATGCGACAAAGCCGATCCGCGTCCAGGGATGCTATGTCAGCGAAAAGGAGATCGAGGACGTTTGTAAGTTCTGGAGCGACCAAGAAAAGCCGAGTTACACGATCAACCCGGTCGAAGTGGCGATCCGGGACAAAGAAGACCAGATGCGGGAACAGTCCGATGCGGACGAGCATTGGGACGATGCGGTGCGGTGGGTGGTGGAACGGGGATCGGCCAGCACGTCGATGCTGCAACGGCGGTTTTCGATCGGGTTCCAGCGGGCTTCCCGTTTGCTGGACATGATGGAGGAACGGGGGATTGTTGGCCCGCGCGACGGCCCGCGCCCGCGCGAGGTCCTTGTGGACGTGATGCAGGTCGAATCGATCTTGGGGAACGCGGCATATGAATCCCCGATGCCGGACGGCGCCTATTTGGATGAGGATTGAATCCGGGCCTGCCTGAAAGCCATTCGCCCGGACCGGGCACACTCGGAATATGGCCGACGAGATGCCCAAGCCCCCAGAAACAGCAAGTTGCTGGATCCCGCTTGGAGTATTGGCCGCAGTGGCAATCCTCTTCGTTATCGCGTTGCCGATCTCGCGAACCCTGGTTGGCGACCCGATCCGGATGGCAGAGAAAGGCGCCGTGAAGGCGGCCGAGCTTTATGTGGATCGCGAGTCCCTCCCCGGCTCAATGTTCGACCAAATGGTGGGGAAAGTCGATTCGAAGCGGGTTGTGAAAATCGGGATTGAAAAGGGCCCGCCCGCCAAGGTTTTCGTCACTCTAGATCTAAAAGGGGATAAGGGCGCCGGGGTGGCAACCTTGGCATTGGTCAAAGAGGGAGGCGACTACCGCGTGGTGGATTCGGCGGTGGACCGCCGGTGACCGGGGCGGCTTTGTTGTTGCAGGCCTTGCTGATGCCTCGGCAGTATCCGATCCCGCCCGGGTTCGCGGGCCGATTTGTCGCGGCCCGCATCCCCACAACTCAAAAGGTGATCGCCCTGACCTTCGACGATGGTCCAGATCCGGTGACGACGCCGAAAATTTTGGCGGCCCTGCAGGCAAACCACGCCCACGCGACATTTTTTGTGTTGGGGCGCAATGCCCGGCAATACCCGTGGCTGTTGCGCCAAATCGTTTTGGATGGCCACGCCATCGGTACCCACTCCTTTTCCCATGCCGCCCGGCTCGGACTGGGGGTCGCATCGGCTGAGAACTCCCTGACCTCACAGATCGTGTACCAGGCGACGGGGATGCGCACTCCGCTATTCCGGCCGCCATATGGGATGCGGGATAGTGCGCTGAACCAGGATGCCCGTTCGCGCGGTTGGGTGTCGTTCTTCTGGTCGATTTCATCTGCAGATACGGCGACCAAGGATCCTGAAGTCGTATTCCGGAATGTCTGCTTTACCCCGGGCAACGGCGAGATCGTGCTGATGCACGACGTGAAGCCGCACACGGCTGAAGCCGTGCCCAAAATTTTGGAAGAACTTGGAGGCCGGGGATACCGTTTTGTGACCTTGCCCGAATTGATTCGGTTGGCCCCGCCAGCGGGCACCTGAGCCTATCGCGCCGAATCAAACGCGTAGAATCAGGTGGTATGGCAAAAATGCATGAGTACCCGGTGACGGTTCGCTGGCAAGGCGGGCGGGGTGGTTCGGGACAAGCATCAGGAGATCGGTCGGGGACGGCAAGCCCCCTGGCTACGCCCCCAGAATTCGGCGGATCCGGCAATGGCACAAACCCAGAAGAGCTTTTGGCCAAGGCGGTCGCGGGCTGTTACAGCATCACATTTGGCATTATCGCCGAAACCCGCAGGATCCCCCTGGTGGGCGTTGAAACCCATGCCACCGGGGTTGTGGAAGAAAACGGGCCGCAGTTCACCTACCAGTCCATCACCATCCGCCCCACGATCACGTTGTCGGCGGATGCGACGGACGAGCAGGTAGCCCTGGCTGAACAGATGTCCCACAAAGCCGACCTTTACTGCATCATCACCAACGCGATCCGCGACAAGGTGTCGATCTCGGTTGAACCGACGATCATCCGCGGCTAGCCCGATTGGAGTAACCTCCGACAATGCGGAGCCCCCTTGTTGCCGGCAACTGGAAAATGAACCTCACTTCTGCCGAAGGGGAGGCGCTTGTAAACGAGATCGTGCACTTGGCGGGTGAACAGTTCGATGTCGACGTCGTGGTTTGCCCGCCGTTTTTGGCCATCCCCAAAATTGCAGACGTGTGCCGCCGTTCACGGGTGAAGCTTGGGGCGCAAGATTGTTTTTGGAAGGATAGCGGCGCGTTCACCGGCCAAGTGAGCCCAACCCAGTTAGCCGAATTCCATGTGGACTATTGCATTGTTGGACACAGCGAAACGCGGGGCCGGTTTGGCCAATTGGAGATTCCCGAATCTGCGGCCAGCCTTTTTTCCGAATCGGATGAAACGGTCAACCTCAAAATCAAGGCCCTGTTCTTCCATGGCATCACGCCGATTTTGTGCGTGGGTGAGACTTTGGCCGAGCGGGAATCTGGCCAAACCGACCCGGTGATCGCCGCCCAGCTCAAAGGGGCTCTTGACGGGATCGACGCTTCCGAGTTGTTCGGATTGGTTGTGGCCTATGAGCCGGTGTGGGCCATCGGCACGGGCCGAACCTGCGATGCTGCCGAGGCCAACCGGGTTTGCTCGGTGATCCGTTCCGAGATCGAAGCGATTGCGGATGCCGAAGTTGCCCAAAGTGTTCGCATCCTTTATGGCGGTTCAGTGAAGCCCGAAAATGCGGCCGAATTGTTTGCCCAAGCGGATATCGACGGCGGATTAGTTGGCGGGGCAAGCCTGAAGGCGGCGGGGTTCTTGGAAATCATCCGCGCCGTGGGCTGACCGGGATAGTTGCGGGCTTGGCCGCAACCCGGTGGTATTGCCGATAATTGGGTGGGTTCCGGCGTCCTTAATTAGAGACCAAACCTTTCGGGGATTGAGACCATGGCATTAACCACCCTTGCTGCGATGCTCTTGTTGGCCGATGGCGAAGGCGTCAGCAACATCAAAGACGACGGCCCACAGGCCCAACATGTATTGGTCGCTTCGATGGCGGCAAAGCTTGGCATGACGCTGTTTGCCCCAGACAAAACCGCACGAGGTTTTGCTATGGCCTCGATCGAATCGGTGATGTTGGAAGGAACCGACCCGTTCGGCCTCGGCCGCCGTCCGGCCGTTCGGATGAGGTTTGTCAACAAGGGCACCGCGACCGCCTTTGATATCTATGAAGTAAAGAGCTCCGGGTCGGTCAATGCAGCCAAACATATGGCCTGGTTGCTCGGTTCGGGCAGTTTTGAGGGCAGCCCGAGCCCCCATGACACGGTGGCCACCCTCAAACGCGCCGACACCGACTTGGCCTTTGCTGGCGGCCTTGTGAGTGAACCAAGCGCACTTGAGCTGCTCAAGCGGCTTGTGAAGATTTCTCCCAACTGATCTCCCGTCCCTTGGAAAATGGCGGCCCGGGTTGCCCTGGGCCGCCTATTCCTTTGGAGTCTCTTTGAACCGGATGCTCAGGCTGTTGATGCAATACCTCTGGCCCGTGGGGGTTTGGGGCGCGTCATCGAAAACATGGCCGAGATGCGACCCGCAGTTCTTGCACCGGACCTCGATCCGGTGCATGCCGTGAGAAGTGTCTTCGATGTATTCGATGGTGTCGGTGAAAGATCGGAAAAAGCTCGGCCATCCGCAACCTGAGTCAAATTTGGCGTCACTGCCAAAGAGCAACGTGTCGCAGGCGCGGCACCGGTATTCGCCCTCACCCTTAAAATCCCAATACTCGCCGGTGAATGGCCGCTCGGTACCGTGTTCCCTGAGCACGTGGAATTCGTCTTCGTTGAGTTGTTCGCGCCATTCTGCCTCTGTCTTTTCGACTTTGTAGTCTCCACTCATCTGTTTGATTCGACGCTGGGAATGAGCGTCTTGTTAGCGGGTTTCCCTCCGTTAAGGGCGGTGAGGCAGTCTTCGTGCAGCAATTGCGAATAGGCGGTCTCGTGCTTTTGGTAGCCGGCGAGCCGGTTAGACGCCTGGAGGCTGGCATAGCAGGCTCCGGCAAACAAGGCGAGTCCGAGCGAAGCGGCAACAAGGGCCTGGCGCCGGGCCAATTGCCGATCCGCATCCACAATTGCCAAGGTGGAAAGGCAGAGGCAAGCCAAGATCAATGGGAGGGAAGCAATACCCGTTTGCCCGGAATAGGCGCCACCAAGGGCGGCGGGCATCCACGCCATGGCAAGCCCCAAACTGGCCAGCAGCAAAGCAATGGAAAGGAACCGACTGAACTTGGTTTCTGGCTTGCGGTTCTTGTGCCAGGCAAGAATGACCAGGGCCGCCATCAGCGCGACTTGGCCCAACACCTCTTCGAGTGCGGTGTTGCGTTCAAAAAAGTAAAGGGCGATTGCGACGATGGTGACATGGATCACGGGGACGAACCGTTCGGTGATGCTGATGAGCGCAATGGGCAGGCTCACAAGGAGGATCGTCACCACGGTGGGCACATGGAACGAAAACGCCGTGGGAGTTGCCGCCAAGCTAACCGAAAGCGGCACGAGCGCCAGGTAGCGGATGGGTTTGACCCAGGCACGATCCGCGAACCGCTGGGTGGCCAGCAGGAGGGTGACCACGGTGGCCGTGACCAGGAGCACCGGCAACGGCAGTCCGCAAAGCAACGGAGAAGCGAGGTACAGGACGTCAAAGTCGAGGGCATCATTCCCGTCGATCGAGTAACTGTATTGGGAGAGGTGCAACGCCTGCTCAAATTGGTTGCCGGGGTGCAATCCTTGCCCTTCGGCGGCTCGGGTGAGGTCAGAAACCTGTTCCAGCGAGAGCAGTTTGCTCTTATAGATCGATTCGGACACCGACTTGGAAACGGCTTCGGCGATGAGGGATTTGCCGACCACTTGGGTGATGGTGAACCCTCCGGGTTCCAGCATCGTTTTGCCGATCGCGATGACGGCCAGGCGTTGTTTGACCGTCTTCTCCCGGTCGCCGGCGATCCACTTGCGGCAAAGAGTCCTTATGGGCGAAAGATCCTTGAACAGGACCATGGCAAGGTTGCTCAGCCGCTCCATTGCCGAGGGCTCGTAAACAAGGGATCCCATGCGCCTATCCACCTCTTGTTGGGCGTAGTTTTCGTACCTTTCACACTTTGCGGCGGTAAGGAGATAGTCTTCCGCCTTCCCGCTCTCCCCTTGGGCGTCGGCGATCACGGCCAGCATCAGCGGGAAGAATGAGTTGCCGGGGTCTTTGGCTCGACCGAGTTCGGCGGCTTCTTGACACTTGCCGTAAAGGGATCTGATCCTCGCCTGATCCCCCTTTGGGATACCGGATGTGGTCCCTTGGAAAGTCGCTGGCGTGCCATTGCGGACGGCAACCCCGATGACATCGACCTCGCCAGAATCGATGGCCGCTTGGACATAGGCTTCGCGGCGAAAGAACTGGTCGGCATGGCGTCCATCGGCAATGATTTCGGTGTCTGCCCCAAGCCGGTGAAACTCAGCGAGTTCCCCCTTGTACATGGTTTGCGGCGAGTACCGCGGGAAGCCCATCGCACGCAGGGCGGCAAAGGAGTTGAGCCGTCCATCAGGGACAGCCAGATAAAGGGCAAGGCACAGCAAGGCCAAGCCCCCCATCCACTTGAGAGGGTTGAGGGATTCCATAGTTGGATCCTTAGTTAGGATTGGGGGGTGGCTTCCTCGGCGGGCGGCGCCTTTTTGCGGCCGAGTTGGCACAACCAGCTGGCGAGGGCTTTCCAGATGATCGGCTCAGGTTTGGGCGGGTGATCCATCCGGTCGAAGTGGTCGCGGAGAAGGCTGTCGATTTGGGCGTCGGTCATGATTCACCCCAGATTTTTTTGAATTCGACCCGGGCCTGGTTCAGCCTGCTGGCGACCGTGCCCATGGGGATTTGGAGGGCATCGGCGATTTCCCGGTAGCTGTAGCCTTCACCCAGGTGGAGGGCGATGACTGCCCGATGGTCGGGCGAGAGCCGGCCCAAGGTCTGTTCGATCTCCATATCCAGTTGGGGGTTTTCGGTGTTTGGCAGGCTTTCGGGAAGTTCTGAAACCGGCTTGGCAGATCTCAGGACGTCGATGGCGCAATTGGCAACCGTGCGCCGGACATACCGGATGAGATCAGGTGAGAGGGTGGGGAATTGCGGTGAATCCAACAGCCGCAGGAAAGCGTTTTGCACAGCGTCTTCGGCACTGGCTTGGTTGCCGGTGATCCGGCGCGCCATCCGGAGGGAATCTGCCCGATGCGATTCCAGTATGGCGGCCCGGTTGATCAGGGTGGCCTGGGTAGGGGAGAGTCGTTCAGTCATGGGCCG
This window of the Armatimonadota bacterium genome carries:
- a CDS encoding rod shape-determining protein RodA; protein product: MTLNASHDPLVIERKESRGHDWGMLLTAALLLAVGIFSLASIDNARGTVFASRQMIFAALGMVVFFIFNRIKLATFRAMAPVLYGANILVLVATLLVGKSRGVTSRWIDIGPFQFQPSEISKLLLALTLATYFANREDKMDELGTYLGALLHAAPILALILLQPHLGATVALLFLLLSVAIAAGVPWKYFPATLAILVAVGGIAWFTPKVMPPYMRARVEAQIDKFVGGDHDPRGKDYQQWQSKMAIGSGGATGEGFFRGEQKAAGVIPVQEADFIFSVIGEEGGFFGSCLVLSLYGAFFFFVWRRGFMAQTLMGRSVAVGLMAVLGFHTVANLAMVIGFGPVVGLWLPFMSHGGTSLWMCMGALGLLDQCE
- a CDS encoding DNA translocase FtsK 4TM domain-containing protein is translated as MARSRKTKDAPSHRVPDIAGIILLALGFIVLIGLGMRQGGLVGDSLASFFSLIFGRGAWIVPLTLGGVGIGLIRGHSKVAATHLVWGASLIFLGILGGLASPVGGDFFTDGAMAGSGGYIGAVVGWTLTSLLGAGKVVAIVSMVVIGITLCVDQPVKELIGKITPTLREPEDQKPKRKAVVQSREEEAGKESLRDKTLRMLGNQPGEEEPEPEPTRRAAPVITESKPRAKQPDFELDSTNHGPKDGYVLPPLDLLVTPSSKKKRDPKEVQRNIEILEDTLEQFGVQANVMEVANGPTITRYEVALGAGIRVNKIKNLADNVALSLAAQSVRVEAPIPGKSAIGFEIPTAQRQMVYLREMVDSLEFHDTASKLTVALGQDVAGIAKYTDLTRMPHLLVGGATNSGKSICLATIIMSLILRMTPKDLRLVMIDPKRVELTLFEALPHLMCPVVKDVKEAAGVLRAVVREMDRRYDMFSEAGVRNIDGWNAKANFADRLPYIVVIVDELADLMIQCRNEVETSIARLAQLARATGIHLIIATQRPSVDVITGTIKNNISSRIAFAVSSGTDSRTILDQVGAEDLIGKGDMLFLPIDATKPIRVQGCYVSEKEIEDVCKFWSDQEKPSYTINPVEVAIRDKEDQMREQSDADEHWDDAVRWVVERGSASTSMLQRRFSIGFQRASRLLDMMEERGIVGPRDGPRPREVLVDVMQVESILGNAAYESPMPDGAYLDED
- a CDS encoding polysaccharide deacetylase family protein, with the translated sequence MPRQYPIPPGFAGRFVAARIPTTQKVIALTFDDGPDPVTTPKILAALQANHAHATFFVLGRNARQYPWLLRQIVLDGHAIGTHSFSHAARLGLGVASAENSLTSQIVYQATGMRTPLFRPPYGMRDSALNQDARSRGWVSFFWSISSADTATKDPEVVFRNVCFTPGNGEIVLMHDVKPHTAEAVPKILEELGGRGYRFVTLPELIRLAPPAGT
- a CDS encoding OsmC family protein translates to MAKMHEYPVTVRWQGGRGGSGQASGDRSGTASPLATPPEFGGSGNGTNPEELLAKAVAGCYSITFGIIAETRRIPLVGVETHATGVVEENGPQFTYQSITIRPTITLSADATDEQVALAEQMSHKADLYCIITNAIRDKVSISVEPTIIRG
- a CDS encoding triose-phosphate isomerase, which produces MRSPLVAGNWKMNLTSAEGEALVNEIVHLAGEQFDVDVVVCPPFLAIPKIADVCRRSRVKLGAQDCFWKDSGAFTGQVSPTQLAEFHVDYCIVGHSETRGRFGQLEIPESAASLFSESDETVNLKIKALFFHGITPILCVGETLAERESGQTDPVIAAQLKGALDGIDASELFGLVVAYEPVWAIGTGRTCDAAEANRVCSVIRSEIEAIADAEVAQSVRILYGGSVKPENAAELFAQADIDGGLVGGASLKAAGFLEIIRAVG
- the msrB gene encoding peptide-methionine (R)-S-oxide reductase MsrB, which gives rise to MSGDYKVEKTEAEWREQLNEDEFHVLREHGTERPFTGEYWDFKGEGEYRCRACDTLLFGSDAKFDSGCGWPSFFRSFTDTIEYIEDTSHGMHRIEVRCKNCGSHLGHVFDDAPQTPTGQRYCINSLSIRFKETPKE
- a CDS encoding RNA polymerase sigma factor, which translates into the protein MTERLSPTQATLINRAAILESHRADSLRMARRITGNQASAEDAVQNAFLRLLDSPQFPTLSPDLIRYVRRTVANCAIDVLRSAKPVSELPESLPNTENPQLDMEIEQTLGRLSPDHRAVIALHLGEGYSYREIADALQIPMGTVASRLNQARVEFKKIWGES